Within the Nitrospira sp. genome, the region CCAACAAGGTCACGATGGCTAACACGCTCATGACTCCATCGACACAACCAAGACCAGACTTATAACGGCGGCTCCGCCATCGAACGCCCTTCCGTGATGATGATGTTCGCTTCCCGCCCCACGTCGATTTCGATAATTGGATAAATTTCTTTCGCCAGCTGGGTGTAATGACGTGCCAAGGTTTGGGCCGCTCCGGCCATCCCACCCGCTGCCCCGGCCATGGCAATTTTTTGAGGATCGGGGAAGTTAAACGCCTGATCAGGACTGTTCGAGATAAAGAACCCTTGCTGATAGGGCATGAACACCCGCGAGATCCCATTCACAAACCCCGCCAGGAGGGCCTTCGCTAAGATCGCGCCCTCGCGCTGCACCACCGGACCTCGGAGTCCGACCTTGCCATCTTCACCCGTCAACATCCCACGAATCGGGATATCGATTGCTTTTTCTTCATCCCCTTTCACACACGACAGCGCAGTCGTACGAATCTTCGCGCGTTCTTCAGACAAATCTCCCACTCCCTCGCCCAACACAAAACACTCCCGCATATCCATCTTCACGTTGTTGGGGAGCATCGACATATCCTGCACAACCATCAACACTGGATGAGGCTCCCCTCCGACTCCCACAGACTTCCCCGGCGCGTCCAATCCGGTAATCAATTTGACGGGAATGATCGTCCCCGTCGGAATCCAGTATTTCTGGGGTAAGGTGGCAGCCTGTGGAGGCTGCGGATCCGGAGAGAGCACACGGATTCGACCCGCAGGCGGCGCATATTGAATAGGAGCGCCACCCTGCATCGGGCGCGCCATCCCAGCACCGCTGGGAACGGGAAGCGACGTCTGTGTCGGCTGCGCTTGACCCGTACGGCCCACAGTCGGTAAGGCACTTTGTGGAGGTGGTGGAATAGCAGCCCGTACTTGTGTCTGAGTCGACGGCGCAAGCCCATTTACACTTGAATTCGGCTCGCGTGTGGTTTTTGCCTCTTTGACTTGCTTATTGAGCTCCTCCATGCTGCGGCGAAACTCATCCTGCAATGATTGCACCTTTTGCTCTAACATCTGCTCTTTCTGCTCAGTCTTCTTCACACGTCCGGCAGCCTCACCCATCCAGGCTTCCTTATCTGCCAGCTTCGTGAGCGTCGCCGGTTTACTGGCTGGTTTACCCGTGATGCCAAACGGTTCTGGCGTTGGATCGGCACGCAATGACTGAAGAAACATCGTGCCCAAACCGAGGATTACCACCACAAGTAGCGCCAGCTTCCACCGCTCCATCCCCCCACCAGATCCTCCGAAGGGATTCCTCTCATTCTGGCCGCTTCCGAGCAACTTATCTCCGAGTCCACCTTGACCTGGATTCATATTAGTTACCTTTCCCCATTTCAGGGTCAGGGGATATCACCTTCTGGACTGCCTTCTTGACTGGCTCTGAATACGTCACCATATAGACAATCGCACTCTGTCCATTCGCAATGACACGGCGGTCCAACGCAATACTAAGCTCAGCCCCCGTGAAAAATTCCGTCTGTCTGAGGCTTTGGGTCTCCATCTTCGAGTTGAACAACTCATACATGCGCACCGTGTACTGCGCGCACCGATATTCACGTACCGCCAGCACTTCCAACTCCAACCACTTCGGATGTGACTCTTTGGGTAAATCTCGAGCCGTACATGATCGCGGAAGAGTCCCTTGTCTCGCCTGCCGTATCAGTTCCACATTGGCTTCTTCATACGATTCCGCTCGACGGACCGGATCAACCTCCGCTTTGCCACCCGAAGACACAAGGCGGATATCCTCGACCACGATCATTTCGGCCGGAATCATGGCCGGCGTGATCTGGAACAAATACGACTGGCTATCTGTCATCACGATCAGATCGCCAGGCGCCATGGTATTTTTCGGATCGATGGCGACATTGCGGCCATTCGCACGAATTTCGAAGGCCGGATTAACCGTCAGCAATCCGTTTTGGACAACCGCACCAGGTAATTTGATGAGCGTCAGTTGAGAAGAAGAGATACGGATAGGGATCGGACTGTCATCTGACACCGTGACAAGCTGCGTGGCCAAGGCTGGCCCCGCCATCAACCACAGCATCATCACGGCCAGCATAAACGTCATCGCTTCGCGCGGGAAACCTCGGCCTTCAGGCCGTGGAGGAATAGCGCCAGCTCCCGCTCTCCTTTCGATTGTGCTATTTGTTGATACCTATACCCATCGGCCCGCTGGATCAGCTGACAGTACCGATGAGAGACGCCCTTTCCCCTGGTCAACCCGGGCTTGTTCGATTGCTCTCGCAAGCCCCGACGTTTAGCTGGGATGGTTGACCGCCACAGGAACGGTCCCGTTTTCTTCCGGTGTCCCAGCATCAAAGTCCGTGATCAGAGGCTTAAAATCCTGTATGCGAATCTTCATGCGGTAGTACCGCTTATCCCCATCCGCCACCAACGTCCCGGCGATATACCGTTTTTCTAATCCAATGAGCGTGACCGTATCTTTCACCACCTGTACCGTCGTCGGATAAAACACTCGCGATAACTGCCGATCGATGACGTACGCCTTGTCCGCATTCAATCGTTCAGTGATGGGCCCGGCCGCTTCCGGAGCCACAAAGCCTAAGAATGTATTGAAACTGAGTTCGACCGAGTGCGGATGAACATTCGACAGATAAGCAACCAGCGGCATTGAAATTTTCGTCATGTATTCTGGCGACGCCACATTGCCAGCGGCCCACATTTCCCGGTCGACCTCCGGCGGCACCATCACCACAACCGTGGAGCCTCGAAACAGGCCGTTCGCCACTAACGCAAGGGCCAATACCCCAGATAGTGAGGCGAAGACCAGCGTCTTCAATCTCGAATCAGCCAGTTGGTCAGCAAAGAGTTCCCACTTCATCAGAGCGCCCTCCTCCCAGTGCCGTCCTCGCAGCTACTCCAAAAATTCCCGGCGATCCCCTGGTGGCAACCCCCGGAACTGGAATGACGGGATGCCTAGCCAATAAAACCAGTGAAAGACATAGCCTTTGCTCTTACCGCTCTTGAGCTTCATGATGCAGT harbors:
- a CDS encoding type-F conjugative transfer system secretin TraK encodes the protein MTFMLAVMMLWLMAGPALATQLVTVSDDSPIPIRISSSQLTLIKLPGAVVQNGLLTVNPAFEIRANGRNVAIDPKNTMAPGDLIVMTDSQSYLFQITPAMIPAEMIVVEDIRLVSSGGKAEVDPVRRAESYEEANVELIRQARQGTLPRSCTARDLPKESHPKWLELEVLAVREYRCAQYTVRMYELFNSKMETQSLRQTEFFTGAELSIALDRRVIANGQSAIVYMVTYSEPVKKAVQKVISPDPEMGKGN